In Microbacterium cremeum, a genomic segment contains:
- a CDS encoding fucose isomerase, with protein MTTYTLPAPRAQLATPPRTAYLIASGDLRESANAAGWPTQVELEAAVTRVLGELGWQVIRANDVDPETGHGFISSQRMGLEVFKTIPADAPLIVAEAVWQYSHHVLAGLRTHRGPIVTVANFAGDWPGLVGLLGLNAGLTKMGKDYATIWSVDFTDEWFRAGLKEWTETGRITHDASHVRALPELPDTPEVELGRALGDQLLADKAIIGVFDEGCMGMYNAIFDDELLNRTGIYKERLSQSALYAEMLTVTDAEADAARDWLVERGMTFRFGTDEATELTVGQVRWQMKMYIAALRIADDFGLDAVGIQYQQGLKDLVPASDLAEGVLNSTERPPVYSRDGRRELFADRAFPHFNEADEGVAVDALVTDRVWTAMGLLPDNTLHDVRWGEEHDGRFVWVYEISGSVPGSHLGGWDKAEGWRQGPVFFPAGGSTINGVSRPGEVVLSRVFIADGILQADIFRGTVVELPEDETQRRKDATNPEWPIAHVVLHDISRDQFMARHKANHAQLVYAPDADTADRALVAKAAMLDRMGIKVNLVGRVDGL; from the coding sequence ATGACGACCTACACGCTCCCCGCACCGCGCGCTCAGCTGGCCACCCCGCCCCGGACCGCGTATCTCATCGCGTCGGGCGATCTGCGCGAGTCGGCGAATGCGGCCGGCTGGCCCACCCAGGTCGAGCTCGAGGCGGCGGTGACCCGGGTGCTCGGCGAGCTCGGCTGGCAGGTGATCCGCGCGAACGATGTCGACCCCGAGACCGGACACGGGTTCATCTCGAGCCAGCGCATGGGGCTCGAGGTGTTCAAGACCATCCCCGCCGACGCGCCGCTGATCGTCGCCGAGGCGGTGTGGCAGTACTCGCACCACGTGCTCGCGGGGCTGCGGACGCACCGGGGCCCGATCGTGACCGTCGCGAACTTCGCGGGGGACTGGCCCGGCCTGGTCGGACTGCTCGGGCTCAATGCGGGCCTGACCAAGATGGGCAAGGACTACGCCACGATCTGGTCGGTCGACTTCACCGACGAGTGGTTCCGGGCGGGCCTGAAGGAGTGGACCGAGACCGGGCGCATCACGCACGACGCGTCGCACGTGCGTGCCCTTCCCGAGCTGCCCGACACCCCCGAGGTCGAGCTCGGCCGGGCGCTGGGCGACCAGCTGCTGGCCGACAAGGCCATCATCGGCGTGTTCGACGAGGGCTGCATGGGCATGTACAACGCCATCTTCGACGACGAGCTGCTCAACAGGACCGGCATCTACAAGGAACGGCTGAGCCAGTCGGCGCTGTACGCCGAGATGCTGACGGTGACGGATGCCGAGGCCGACGCCGCGCGCGACTGGCTGGTCGAGCGGGGCATGACGTTCCGCTTCGGCACCGACGAGGCCACCGAGCTCACCGTGGGCCAGGTGCGCTGGCAGATGAAGATGTACATCGCCGCCCTGCGGATCGCCGACGACTTCGGCCTGGACGCCGTGGGCATCCAGTACCAGCAGGGGCTGAAGGATCTGGTTCCGGCATCCGATCTCGCCGAGGGCGTGCTCAACTCCACCGAGCGCCCGCCCGTGTACTCGCGCGACGGGCGCCGCGAGCTGTTCGCGGACCGCGCGTTCCCGCACTTCAACGAGGCCGACGAAGGCGTCGCGGTCGACGCGCTCGTGACCGACCGGGTGTGGACCGCGATGGGACTCCTGCCCGACAACACGCTGCACGACGTGCGGTGGGGCGAGGAGCACGACGGCCGGTTCGTGTGGGTGTACGAGATCTCGGGCTCGGTCCCCGGCTCGCACCTGGGCGGGTGGGACAAAGCGGAGGGCTGGCGGCAGGGGCCGGTGTTCTTCCCCGCCGGCGGCTCGACGATCAACGGGGTGTCCCGGCCCGGCGAGGTGGTGCTCTCGCGCGTGTTCATCGCGGACGGCATCCTGCAGGCCGACATCTTCCGCGGCACGGTCGTCGAGCTGCCCGAGGACGAGACGCAGCGCCGCAAGGACGCCACCAACCCCGAATGGCCGATCGCGCACGTCGTGCTGCACGACATCAGCCGCGACCAGTTCATGGCCCGCCACAAGGCCAACCACGCGCAGCTCGTGTACGCGCCCGATGCCGACACGGCCGACCGTGCGCTCGTCGCGAAAGCCGCGATGCTCGACCGCATGGGCATAAAGGTCAACCTCGTCGGCCGCGTCGACGGGCTCTGA
- a CDS encoding LacI family DNA-binding transcriptional regulator — protein sequence MATIYEVAKLAGVSPATVSRVFNGMGVSDEKALAVREAARSLRFTPNRTARTLRKQASEVIALVIPDIENPYFTEMARGVEDVASQAGYSVVLCNTDSQIEKEATYLQIAISEHMAGVILAAASDHTNLDDLMAIGRPVVAVDRGTGYDIDGVVMSNRTAGQAATENLVQAGYRRIACITGPQHIETAYERAQGWRAVLARHFPDSDPDELLRYSTFRVDGGREVMEELLALPDPPDAVVAGNNLLGVGAIQVLTEHGLTPPKIGVAVVGSLPFTTLSPTAVTVVRLPARHMGVTAAKMLLERINGDDQPARTVVLRNEVQPARASQRV from the coding sequence ATGGCCACGATCTACGAGGTCGCGAAGCTCGCCGGCGTGTCTCCTGCGACGGTCTCGCGGGTCTTCAACGGCATGGGCGTGTCGGATGAGAAGGCGCTCGCCGTCCGAGAGGCGGCGCGTTCGCTGAGGTTCACTCCGAACCGCACCGCTCGCACGCTGCGCAAGCAGGCGTCCGAGGTGATCGCGCTCGTGATCCCCGACATCGAGAACCCCTACTTCACCGAGATGGCCCGCGGTGTCGAGGATGTCGCGTCCCAGGCGGGCTACTCGGTCGTGCTGTGCAACACCGACTCGCAGATCGAGAAGGAGGCGACGTACCTCCAGATCGCGATCTCGGAGCACATGGCCGGCGTGATCCTCGCCGCAGCGTCCGACCACACGAATCTCGACGATCTCATGGCGATCGGCCGCCCCGTGGTCGCGGTCGACCGCGGCACGGGCTACGACATCGACGGTGTCGTGATGTCGAACCGCACGGCGGGCCAGGCCGCTACCGAGAACCTGGTGCAGGCGGGCTATCGCCGGATCGCCTGCATCACCGGCCCGCAGCACATCGAGACCGCCTACGAACGTGCGCAGGGCTGGCGCGCCGTGCTGGCGCGCCACTTCCCCGACTCCGATCCCGACGAGCTGCTGCGCTACTCGACCTTCCGCGTCGACGGCGGACGCGAGGTCATGGAGGAGCTGCTGGCTCTGCCCGATCCGCCTGACGCGGTCGTCGCCGGCAACAACCTCCTGGGGGTCGGCGCCATCCAGGTGCTCACCGAGCACGGGCTCACCCCTCCCAAGATCGGCGTCGCGGTGGTCGGCTCACTGCCTTTCACGACGCTCTCTCCGACCGCGGTGACGGTGGTGCGACTGCCCGCACGGCACATGGGCGTGACGGCGGCCAAGATGCTCCTCGAACGCATCAACGGCGACGACCAGCCGGCGCGCACCGTCGTGCTGCGCAACGAGGTCCAGCCGGCTCGTGCCTCGCAGCGGGTCTGA
- a CDS encoding amidohydrolase, with protein MSATLYTGGRIFTAGDEPWADALVVDDETVVFAGDLARARAAAGPDCARVDLAGRLLLPGFTDAHTHLVMMGEALGRVGLTDARSLDEIQARLRAARAADPGAARVLGRGWLFDSVPGGAPTAAMLDAAVADVPVYLDANDYHSCWVNSAALAELGITRETPDPLGGRLGRDADGEPDGMLYETAAQAHAWAFLAAAAGDADRDEAVERTLAAYLATGVTGVVDMAFDELGLAAFQRAAARRDGRLPLRVAAHWFIENTGDEAANLAQVARAAELAESIRSPWLRIAGIKLVVDGVIDACTAAMRHPYADGSNAEPIWSLDDLKPVVAAADAAGLQVALHAIGDLASDIALDALEHASEVNGPRARRHRIEHLEYAAPGTAERMARLGVTASMQPVHADPAIFGNWAAMLGDDRVDRAFAWPEYVAAGALLAFSTDAPTAPHEALPNMYIAATRGSALDPSFAPRHPQFALPLEQALGHATRDAAASVGEGDRRGRLAAGMAADFAVVDVDPFTAGAESLLRARVVRTVVAGRAEYDTGEL; from the coding sequence GTGAGCGCGACGCTGTACACCGGGGGCCGCATCTTCACGGCCGGCGACGAGCCGTGGGCCGACGCGCTCGTCGTGGACGACGAGACGGTGGTGTTCGCCGGAGACCTGGCGCGCGCACGCGCGGCGGCCGGACCCGACTGCGCCCGCGTCGACCTCGCGGGACGCCTGCTGCTGCCCGGCTTCACCGACGCCCACACGCATCTCGTCATGATGGGCGAGGCGCTCGGGCGGGTCGGCCTCACGGACGCGCGGAGCCTCGACGAGATCCAGGCCCGGCTGCGCGCCGCGCGCGCTGCCGACCCCGGTGCCGCGCGCGTGCTGGGACGCGGCTGGCTGTTCGACTCGGTACCCGGCGGCGCGCCGACCGCGGCGATGCTCGACGCGGCGGTCGCCGACGTGCCGGTGTACCTCGACGCGAACGACTACCACTCGTGCTGGGTCAACTCCGCGGCGCTCGCAGAACTCGGCATCACGCGCGAGACCCCCGACCCGCTGGGCGGCCGCCTCGGCCGCGACGCCGACGGCGAGCCCGACGGCATGCTGTACGAGACCGCGGCGCAGGCGCACGCGTGGGCGTTCCTCGCAGCGGCGGCCGGGGACGCGGACCGCGACGAGGCCGTCGAGCGTACGCTCGCCGCGTATCTCGCCACGGGTGTCACGGGAGTCGTCGACATGGCCTTCGACGAGCTCGGCCTCGCCGCCTTCCAGCGCGCCGCCGCGCGCCGCGACGGCCGCCTGCCGCTGCGCGTCGCGGCCCACTGGTTCATCGAGAACACCGGCGACGAGGCGGCCAACCTCGCACAGGTCGCCCGCGCGGCAGAGCTCGCCGAGAGCATCAGGTCGCCGTGGCTGCGCATCGCGGGGATCAAGCTCGTGGTCGACGGCGTGATCGATGCGTGCACCGCCGCGATGCGGCATCCGTATGCCGACGGCTCGAACGCCGAACCCATCTGGTCGCTCGACGACCTGAAGCCGGTCGTCGCCGCGGCGGACGCCGCCGGACTCCAGGTGGCGCTCCACGCCATCGGCGACCTCGCCAGCGACATCGCGCTCGATGCGCTCGAGCACGCGTCCGAGGTCAACGGCCCCCGTGCACGCCGCCATCGGATCGAGCACCTCGAGTACGCCGCACCCGGCACCGCCGAGCGGATGGCCCGGCTCGGGGTGACCGCCTCGATGCAGCCCGTGCACGCCGACCCCGCGATCTTCGGCAACTGGGCGGCCATGCTCGGCGACGATCGCGTCGACCGCGCGTTCGCGTGGCCCGAGTACGTCGCGGCCGGCGCGCTCCTGGCGTTCTCGACCGACGCGCCGACGGCGCCGCACGAGGCCCTGCCCAACATGTACATCGCCGCGACCCGGGGCTCGGCGCTCGATCCGTCGTTCGCGCCGCGGCATCCGCAGTTTGCGCTGCCGCTCGAGCAGGCGCTCGGGCACGCGACGAGGGATGCCGCAGCCTCGGTCGGCGAGGGCGACCGGCGCGGCCGGCTCGCGGCGGGCATGGCCGCCGATTTCGCGGTCGTCGACGTGGATCCGTTCACCGCCGGCGCCGAGTCCCTGCTGCGAGCCCGCGTCGTGCGGACGGTGGTCGCCGGTCGCGCCGAGTACGACACCGGCGAGCTCTGA
- a CDS encoding MFS transporter — MNDLEARVPLRVRTGAATFAIGIAGYLGVNLSPYMITALQEGFGTDVLTASWIVTATLLATAVTGLVTAPWCAGRHRRLVARIGLAAGVAGFLVAALVGVPALAVAGLLVGGVGAGGAVAAAGAALAAFRNPDRVAGFNGLANRGVITIVLAVVPLIGLAPIDVFGALALFCLIGFVAVGWLPVAPVIDPQAGAAVAEAVPIEVPATGTVRVRARTTSRAVTIAGFALLVTFALWAVSEDSLWAMAGVMGAERAGLTPEGLGLALSGSTAGGLLGSVLLMIVGNRLGRAVPLVVLLVAGGALKISLGFVTDQTAFITIFIVWNTIYAIAFMYFVSTSAALDADGRWSGPLLAVYLVGSALTPVIGAALVELFGYQGFVAVLGTASFVLAIPAAIVATISRRVEKDAAAAAATDSAADGVEADAAEEVGA; from the coding sequence ATGAACGACCTCGAAGCACGGGTCCCGCTCCGCGTCCGCACGGGCGCGGCGACCTTCGCGATCGGCATCGCCGGCTACCTCGGCGTGAACCTCTCGCCCTACATGATCACCGCCCTCCAGGAGGGCTTCGGCACCGACGTGCTCACGGCGAGCTGGATCGTCACGGCGACGCTGCTGGCGACCGCCGTCACGGGCCTGGTCACCGCGCCGTGGTGCGCGGGCCGGCACCGCCGTCTCGTCGCGCGCATCGGCCTCGCCGCGGGCGTCGCGGGGTTCCTCGTGGCAGCTCTCGTGGGCGTGCCCGCGCTCGCCGTCGCCGGACTCCTCGTCGGCGGCGTCGGCGCGGGCGGCGCGGTCGCCGCCGCCGGAGCCGCGCTCGCGGCGTTCCGCAACCCGGATCGCGTCGCGGGGTTCAACGGACTCGCCAACCGCGGCGTGATCACGATCGTGCTCGCCGTCGTGCCGCTGATCGGGCTCGCGCCCATCGACGTCTTCGGCGCGCTGGCGCTGTTCTGCCTCATCGGCTTCGTCGCCGTCGGCTGGCTCCCCGTGGCCCCGGTGATCGACCCGCAGGCCGGTGCCGCCGTCGCCGAGGCGGTGCCGATCGAGGTTCCCGCGACCGGAACCGTCCGCGTCCGGGCGCGCACGACCTCTCGGGCCGTGACGATCGCCGGTTTCGCACTGCTCGTCACGTTCGCACTGTGGGCCGTGAGCGAGGACTCGCTGTGGGCGATGGCAGGCGTCATGGGCGCCGAACGCGCCGGACTCACGCCGGAGGGACTCGGGCTCGCACTCAGCGGCAGCACGGCCGGCGGCCTCCTCGGCTCGGTGCTGCTGATGATCGTCGGCAACCGGCTCGGACGCGCCGTGCCCCTGGTCGTGCTGCTCGTCGCCGGCGGGGCGCTGAAGATCTCGCTGGGCTTCGTGACCGACCAGACCGCGTTCATCACGATCTTCATCGTGTGGAACACCATCTACGCGATCGCGTTCATGTACTTCGTCTCGACGTCGGCCGCGCTCGATGCCGACGGCCGCTGGTCGGGGCCGCTCCTCGCGGTCTACCTCGTCGGGTCGGCGCTCACGCCGGTGATCGGCGCGGCGCTGGTCGAGCTGTTCGGCTATCAGGGCTTCGTCGCGGTCCTCGGGACGGCGAGCTTCGTGCTCGCGATCCCGGCAGCGATCGTCGCCACGATCTCGAGGCGGGTCGAGAAGGATGCCGCGGCCGCCGCCGCGACGGACTCCGCGGCCGACGGTGTCGAGGCCGACGCCGCCGAGGAGGTCGGGGCGTGA
- a CDS encoding MmcQ/YjbR family DNA-binding protein codes for MATLDDVRAIAAGLPGVEERIDGHRGGATWRVTSGAFVWQRGPSGRDLEQLSALGREWPPGEVVGVRTDGLPVKDALLETYPEVFFTIPHFDGFPAVLVRLDAIEVDHLREVITDAWLLKAPKRAASEWLAAHPPAPG; via the coding sequence GTGGCGACTCTTGACGACGTGCGCGCGATCGCGGCGGGGCTCCCCGGCGTGGAGGAGCGCATCGACGGGCACCGCGGCGGCGCGACCTGGCGCGTGACGTCGGGTGCGTTCGTGTGGCAGCGCGGTCCGAGCGGCCGCGATCTCGAGCAGCTCTCCGCGCTGGGCCGCGAGTGGCCTCCGGGGGAGGTGGTCGGCGTGCGCACCGACGGGCTCCCGGTCAAGGATGCCCTCCTCGAGACCTACCCCGAGGTGTTCTTCACCATCCCGCACTTCGACGGATTCCCGGCCGTGCTGGTGCGCCTCGACGCGATCGAGGTCGATCACCTGCGCGAGGTGATCACCGATGCCTGGCTGCTCAAGGCGCCCAAGCGGGCGGCGAGCGAATGGCTCGCCGCCCACCCTCCGGCGCCCGGCTGA
- a CDS encoding FGGY-family carbohydrate kinase — protein MAVTCTLGVDIGTSSSKGVLVDGSGHILASATVAHDVSRPKPGFVEMDGRVWWDEFVGLARELQLTARADGVEPEITAVGVSGMGPCVLLADAHDEPVRPAILYGVDMRTGEQIARMNAELGIDEITRVGGSMLTSQAAGPKIRWIADEEPAAYARARRLFMPASWLVRRLTGAYVLDHQSASQVSPLYDVEAAAWHDSWWQRFAPGIEAPALAWAGDIAGAVTDAAAAVTGIPAGTPVIVGTVDAWTEAVSAGAHRDGDLMLMYGTTMFLIATGTRTLRTPSMWTTAGAFPGTRNLAGGLATSGALTAWLRDLTGADYPTLLAEAEASGPGAHGLAMLPYFAGERTPILDPDARGVVAGLTLDHTRGDLYRAALEATALGVRHNVETMRAAGADIRRIVAVGGGTQGSLWLQVVSDATGLVQEVPRTTIGASYGAAFLAACAVSADPPRIGDWNPVDTVVRPDPELTSFYDELFARYVRLYDTTKHLVHELAADQRRAPQAVSA, from the coding sequence ATGGCCGTCACGTGCACGCTCGGTGTCGACATCGGCACGTCCAGCAGCAAGGGCGTGCTCGTCGACGGGTCGGGGCACATCCTGGCGAGCGCGACCGTCGCGCACGACGTGTCGCGCCCGAAGCCGGGTTTCGTCGAGATGGACGGGCGGGTCTGGTGGGACGAGTTCGTCGGGCTCGCTCGTGAACTGCAGCTGACCGCACGCGCCGACGGGGTCGAGCCCGAGATCACCGCGGTCGGCGTGAGCGGCATGGGCCCCTGCGTGCTGCTCGCCGACGCTCACGACGAGCCGGTGCGCCCCGCGATCCTCTACGGGGTCGACATGCGCACGGGCGAGCAGATCGCCCGGATGAACGCCGAGCTGGGCATCGACGAGATCACCCGCGTCGGCGGCTCGATGCTCACTTCCCAGGCCGCCGGGCCCAAGATCCGGTGGATCGCCGACGAAGAGCCCGCGGCGTACGCCCGCGCGCGCCGGCTGTTCATGCCGGCGTCGTGGCTCGTCCGCCGTCTCACCGGCGCCTACGTGCTCGACCACCAGTCCGCGAGCCAGGTCTCGCCGCTGTACGACGTCGAGGCCGCAGCCTGGCACGACTCCTGGTGGCAGCGGTTCGCGCCCGGCATCGAGGCGCCGGCGCTGGCATGGGCGGGCGACATCGCCGGTGCCGTGACGGATGCCGCAGCCGCCGTCACCGGCATCCCCGCCGGCACGCCGGTCATCGTGGGCACCGTCGACGCCTGGACCGAAGCGGTGAGCGCCGGGGCGCACCGGGACGGCGACCTCATGCTGATGTACGGCACCACCATGTTCCTGATCGCGACCGGCACGCGGACGCTGCGCACCCCCTCGATGTGGACCACGGCAGGGGCGTTCCCCGGCACGCGCAACCTCGCCGGAGGCCTCGCGACCTCCGGCGCGCTGACCGCGTGGCTGCGCGACCTCACGGGCGCCGACTATCCGACGCTGCTCGCCGAGGCGGAGGCGTCCGGTCCCGGTGCGCACGGACTCGCGATGCTGCCCTACTTCGCCGGCGAGCGGACGCCGATCCTCGACCCGGACGCCCGCGGCGTCGTCGCGGGCCTGACCCTCGACCACACGCGCGGCGATCTCTACCGCGCCGCTCTCGAGGCGACCGCGCTCGGCGTGCGGCACAACGTCGAGACGATGCGTGCCGCGGGTGCCGACATCCGTCGCATCGTCGCGGTGGGCGGCGGCACGCAGGGCTCGCTGTGGCTGCAGGTCGTCTCGGATGCGACCGGGCTCGTGCAGGAGGTGCCGCGGACGACGATCGGCGCGAGCTACGGCGCGGCGTTCCTCGCGGCGTGCGCGGTCTCGGCCGATCCTCCGCGCATCGGCGACTGGAACCCCGTCGACACCGTGGTGCGCCCGGATCCCGAGCTGACGTCCTTCTACGACGAGCTGTTCGCGCGCTACGTCCGGCTCTACGACACCACCAAGCACCTCGTGCATGAGCTCGCCGCCGACCAGCGCCGCGCGCCGCAGGCGGTGTCGGCATGA
- a CDS encoding TetR/AcrR family transcriptional regulator, with product MPRPRVNLLSVDLIADAAIELADSGETFGVNALARRLGVTPSSLYNHVDGRDAIVELMRARLGERYLPDPVSGEWDEIVVGTVRGLRRLYADHPLIVPLLVGKTITDPGVIANYDRLATALVDAGLPDDEVLAIVAVVDAFAMGFGLDVTSPDEIWSADTPTTTLARLMADAATGRERSDRAFEIGLEMLVASLRLRVERT from the coding sequence ATGCCGCGCCCCCGCGTGAACCTGCTGTCGGTGGATCTGATCGCCGACGCCGCCATCGAGCTCGCCGATTCCGGCGAGACCTTCGGGGTCAACGCGCTCGCACGCCGCCTCGGCGTCACGCCGTCCTCCCTGTACAACCACGTGGACGGCAGGGACGCCATCGTCGAGCTCATGCGCGCGCGGCTGGGCGAGCGGTATCTTCCCGACCCGGTCTCGGGGGAGTGGGACGAGATCGTCGTCGGCACCGTGCGCGGGCTGCGACGCCTCTACGCCGACCATCCGCTCATCGTGCCGCTCCTGGTCGGCAAGACCATCACCGATCCCGGCGTCATCGCGAACTACGATCGGCTCGCGACCGCCCTGGTCGATGCCGGCCTGCCCGACGACGAGGTGCTCGCGATCGTGGCGGTCGTCGACGCGTTCGCGATGGGCTTCGGCCTCGACGTCACCTCGCCCGACGAGATCTGGAGCGCCGACACCCCGACGACGACCCTGGCGCGGCTGATGGCGGATGCCGCGACCGGCCGCGAACGCAGCGACCGGGCCTTCGAGATCGGCCTCGAGATGCTGGTCGCCTCGCTGCGCCTGCGGGTCGAGCGAACCTGA
- a CDS encoding GH116 family glycosyl-hydrolase produces MRRRARGIPHTAERAAFPLGGVGTGNVSLGARGELRDWELENLPDKGRLNPYSFFAIHAAPEAGAAVTRVLEAQLTGRRDWDAGYPFERQAGLPRLRAATMHGEYPVVDIDFDDDVLPVTVSLRAFTPLVPLDPDSSGIPAAVLRYRVTNPGTGRVRATVVGSMSHTAGRGEGPFGMRAQQTVRWREEDGVRGLDFGIRLPEDDLGYGTLSLTTTDASTTVKPQWVTGFWPDGPRLFWNDLSADGLLEPEPRLTLEDRPRGLFADSASETPMAEEELFGKLPRLRTGSLGIVHELEPGESRDFEFVLAWSFPNRHRSWRGHIVADARTPDEGVMRNHYATLWPDAWAAASHLHRELPALEATTLAFVEALYGGSLDPVVADAIGANIAAARSTTAFVVESPNLELGDGPVFAAWEGSFDHAGSCEGTCTHVWSYAQTVAWLFPSLERSARRAEFLLETDDAGAQKFRGNRVFGGESWFMGPAVDGQLGTFLRLHREWRFSGDDGFLRESWPAAARSLEYAIREWDRDGDGLLDGELHNTYDIEFHGVDPLANGMFAAALRAGARLAAHLGETHRAADWLDRADRVSRGMDDMLWNGQYYRQVIDDVDAHRYQYGEGVLSDQLLGQFHAWINGLGDLLPRERLRRALGAIVTHNHRGDLTAHESTQRVYALNDEGGLLLASWPLGGRPAIPFVYSDEVWTGVEHQVAASLAYAGMTDEALEIERTLRARYDGTTRSPWNEIECGNHYARSLASWALLLAFTGAQWDAPTRTLSFDPAGDQPMRALFTTGDAWGRVELDGDDVTLHVDGGRLTLDRLVVRGRTASGPLIVAAGESVTRTAAPVPDPSPQETP; encoded by the coding sequence ATGAGGCGCCGGGCACGCGGCATCCCGCACACCGCTGAGCGCGCGGCGTTCCCGCTGGGCGGCGTCGGCACCGGCAACGTCTCGCTCGGCGCCCGCGGCGAGCTGCGCGACTGGGAACTCGAGAACCTGCCCGACAAGGGACGCCTCAACCCGTACTCGTTCTTCGCGATCCACGCCGCGCCCGAGGCCGGTGCTGCCGTGACGCGCGTGCTCGAGGCACAGCTGACCGGGCGGCGCGACTGGGATGCCGGCTACCCGTTCGAGCGCCAGGCCGGCCTGCCGCGGCTGCGCGCCGCGACGATGCACGGCGAGTACCCGGTCGTCGACATCGACTTCGACGACGACGTGCTGCCGGTCACCGTGTCGCTGCGCGCGTTCACCCCGCTGGTGCCGCTCGATCCCGATTCCTCCGGCATTCCCGCGGCCGTGCTGAGGTACCGCGTGACCAACCCCGGCACGGGCCGGGTGCGGGCGACCGTCGTCGGCAGCATGAGCCACACCGCCGGCCGCGGCGAGGGCCCGTTCGGCATGAGGGCGCAGCAGACCGTGCGGTGGCGCGAGGAGGACGGGGTCCGGGGTCTGGATTTCGGCATCCGTCTTCCCGAGGACGACCTGGGCTACGGCACCCTGAGCCTCACGACGACGGATGCCTCGACCACCGTCAAGCCGCAGTGGGTCACCGGGTTCTGGCCCGACGGGCCGCGGCTGTTCTGGAACGATCTCTCGGCAGACGGGCTTCTCGAGCCCGAGCCGCGCCTGACTCTCGAAGACCGGCCGCGCGGGCTGTTCGCGGACTCGGCGAGCGAGACGCCCATGGCCGAGGAAGAGCTGTTCGGCAAGCTCCCGCGACTGCGCACCGGTTCGCTCGGCATCGTCCATGAGCTCGAACCCGGCGAGAGCCGCGACTTCGAGTTCGTGCTGGCATGGAGCTTCCCGAATCGGCACCGCTCGTGGCGCGGGCACATCGTGGCCGACGCGCGCACTCCGGACGAAGGGGTCATGCGCAACCATTACGCAACGCTGTGGCCCGATGCGTGGGCTGCGGCATCCCATCTCCATCGTGAACTGCCCGCGCTCGAGGCGACGACGCTCGCGTTCGTCGAGGCGCTGTACGGCGGCAGCCTCGACCCTGTGGTCGCCGACGCGATCGGCGCCAACATCGCCGCGGCCCGCTCGACGACGGCGTTCGTCGTCGAGAGCCCGAACCTCGAGCTCGGCGACGGCCCGGTGTTCGCCGCGTGGGAGGGGTCGTTCGACCACGCCGGGTCGTGCGAGGGCACGTGCACGCACGTGTGGTCGTATGCGCAGACGGTGGCCTGGCTCTTCCCTTCGCTGGAGCGCAGCGCGCGCCGCGCCGAGTTCCTGCTCGAGACCGACGATGCGGGCGCCCAGAAGTTCCGCGGCAACCGCGTCTTCGGCGGCGAGTCGTGGTTCATGGGACCCGCGGTCGACGGTCAGCTCGGCACGTTCCTGCGGCTGCATCGCGAATGGCGCTTCTCGGGCGACGACGGCTTCCTGCGGGAGTCGTGGCCGGCGGCCGCGCGCAGCCTCGAGTACGCCATCCGCGAGTGGGATCGCGACGGCGACGGGCTCCTCGACGGCGAGCTGCACAACACCTACGACATCGAGTTCCACGGGGTCGACCCGCTCGCCAACGGCATGTTCGCGGCAGCGCTCCGAGCGGGCGCGCGCCTGGCGGCGCACCTCGGCGAGACGCATCGCGCGGCGGACTGGCTCGACCGCGCCGACCGCGTCTCCCGCGGCATGGACGACATGCTGTGGAACGGCCAGTACTACCGACAGGTGATCGACGACGTCGACGCCCACCGCTACCAATACGGCGAGGGCGTCCTGTCGGACCAGCTGCTCGGCCAGTTCCACGCGTGGATCAACGGCCTGGGCGACCTGCTGCCGCGCGAGCGGCTGCGGCGGGCGCTCGGCGCGATCGTGACCCACAACCACCGCGGCGACCTCACGGCGCACGAGAGCACGCAGCGGGTGTACGCACTGAACGACGAGGGCGGGCTGCTGCTGGCGTCGTGGCCCCTCGGCGGCCGGCCGGCGATCCCGTTCGTCTACTCGGACGAGGTATGGACCGGCGTCGAGCATCAGGTCGCGGCATCCCTCGCCTACGCCGGCATGACCGACGAGGCCCTCGAGATCGAGCGCACGCTGCGCGCCCGCTACGACGGGACGACGCGGAGTCCCTGGAACGAGATCGAGTGCGGAAACCACTACGCCCGGTCCCTCGCCTCGTGGGCGCTGCTGCTCGCCTTCACCGGCGCCCAGTGGGACGCGCCGACGCGCACCCTCTCGTTCGACCCCGCCGGTGACCAGCCCATGCGCGCCCTCTTCACGACCGGCGACGCATGGGGCCGCGTCGAACTCGACGGCGACGACGTCACGCTGCACGTCGACGGCGGCCGATTGACGCTCGACCGTCTCGTCGTGCGAGGGCGCACGGCATCCGGCCCTCTCATCGTCGCGGCGGGCGAGAGCGTGACCCGCACCGCCGCCCCCGTCCCAGACCCCTCACCACAGGAGACCCCATGA